In Aedes albopictus strain Foshan chromosome 3, AalbF5, whole genome shotgun sequence, the following are encoded in one genomic region:
- the LOC109421732 gene encoding male-specific lethal 3 homolog isoform X2 has translation MVSTRGQRYKFSDGEKVLCYEPDPTKAKVLYDSKVLEVSEGKDKRGKKVIEYLIHFQGWNSSWDRKVGEDFILKDTEENRQLQKDLAEKSQLHQGTYLYRKERKKQRDKSLTARIESLTQQIGPQNKPMPPVQPLSEEGSSCSNGGFGREESDFAIEPSLDLDTEYYSSSPESTHEEDKVYLQVGDKLKRILEYDYRMVAEGRLVEIPAQLPIVTILEHFVRHYTIRQLFGQEQAKLLRRRNSSFLKGDQKTKDYETIRTNVELCKEVADGLRLYFDFTLKDYLLYPLERHQAELVLSEEYLMNFTYVSSPSLSLDLLTIRLETPANDSGSTDHVADPTVYGSSFAAAQEEKRRRRLRSHKNEENEFILDMGFLKSESHSPGNPHALAYSLLKSVFPANVTISYQSKEIMEDVFGWKILPSDAPAEPSMIYGATHLARLIVKLPEFLSASSMADEKLKLLLKFLDCFSDYMEEHEEWFGSHVYSEKKANLLDDSVRLSSMVGGIRIKEEDLDLHDDGMMAGPLLSDVKVEATSLL, from the exons ATGGTGTCGACCCGCGGGCAGAGGTATAAATTCTCCGACGGAGAAAAGGTTCTCTGTTATGAGCCGGATCCCACCAAGGCAAAGGTTTTGTACGACTCCAAG GTTCTGGAAGTGTCGGAAGGTAAGGATAAACGCGGGAAAAAGGTGATTGAGTACCTGATTCACTTCCAAGGCTGGAACTCTTCCTGGGACCGGAAGGTTGGTGAAGATTTCATACTTAAGGACACCGAAGAGAACCGACAGCTGCAGAAGGATTTGGCGGAAAAGTCCCAGTTGCATCA GGGAACTTATCTGTACCGTAAAGAACGCAAAAAGCAGAGGGATAAATCGTTGACGGCTCGCATAGAGAGCCTCACACAGCAAATAGGGCCACAGAATAAGCCGATGCCGCCTGTTCAACCGCTATCGGAGGAAGGCAGCTCCTGCAGTAACGGCGGATTTGGACGTGAGGAATCAGATTTCGCTATTGAAC CTTCTCTGGATCTGGACACCGAGTACTACAGTAGCTCTCCGGAAAGTACCCACGAAGAAGACAAAGTCTACCTCCAGGTGGGCGACAAGCTGAAGCGAATCCTCGAGTACGACTACCGCATGGTAGCCGAAGGCAGGCTGGTGGAGATTCCCGCCCAACTTCCGATCGTTACGATCCTCGAGCACTTTGTTCGCCATTACACCATTCGGCAGCTGTTCGGCCAGGAACAGGCGAAACTCCTCAGGCGGCGAAACAGTTCCTTCCTCAAGGGTGACCAGAAGACGAAAGATTACGAAACCATTCGCACAAATGTCGAACTGTGCAAGGAGGTGGCAGACGGCTTGCGGCTGTACTTTGATTTCACCCTGAAGGACTACCTGCTGTATCCTTTGGAGAGGCACCAGGCCGAATTGGTTCTTTCGGAAGAATATCTCATGAATTTCACCTACGTGTCATCCCCGTCGCTTTCCCTTGATCTGCTGACGATTCGTTTGGAAACGCCGGCGAACGATTCCGGCAGCACGGATCACGTGGCAGATCCGACCGTCTACGGTAGTTCCTTTGCGGCGGCCCAGGAAGAGAAGAGACGCCGTCGGTTGAGGTCGCACAAAAACGAGGAAAACGAATTCATTCTGGACATGGGATTCCTAAAGTCGGAATCGCATTCGCCGGGCAACCCGCATGCTCTGGCATATTCACTGCTGAAAAGTGTGTTTCCTGCGAATGTGACGATATCCTATCAATCGAAGGAAATTATGGAGGACGTTTTCGGCTGGAAGATCCTCCCCTCGGACGCCCCGGCCGAGCCGTCGATGATCTATGGGGCTACCCATCTGGCCCGGTTGATCGTTAAACTACCGGAATTCCTGTCCGCCTCGTCGATGGCCGATGAAAAGTTGAAGCTGTTGCTAAAATTCCTGGACTGCTTCTCGGACTACATGGAAGAGCACGAGGAATGGTTCGGCAGCCATGTGTACAGTGAGAAAAAGGCGAATCTGCTGGACGACAGTGTGAGGTTGTCCTCGATGGTCGGCGGTATCCGGATCAAGGAGGAAGATTTGGATTTGCATGACGATGGAATGATGGCCGGGCCGTTGCTTTCGGATGTGAAGGTGGAGGCAACGTCGTTGTTGTAG
- the LOC109421732 gene encoding male-specific lethal 3 homolog isoform X1: MVSTRGQRYKFSDGEKVLCYEPDPTKAKVLYDSKVIKVLEVSEGKDKRGKKVIEYLIHFQGWNSSWDRKVGEDFILKDTEENRQLQKDLAEKSQLHQGTYLYRKERKKQRDKSLTARIESLTQQIGPQNKPMPPVQPLSEEGSSCSNGGFGREESDFAIEPSLDLDTEYYSSSPESTHEEDKVYLQVGDKLKRILEYDYRMVAEGRLVEIPAQLPIVTILEHFVRHYTIRQLFGQEQAKLLRRRNSSFLKGDQKTKDYETIRTNVELCKEVADGLRLYFDFTLKDYLLYPLERHQAELVLSEEYLMNFTYVSSPSLSLDLLTIRLETPANDSGSTDHVADPTVYGSSFAAAQEEKRRRRLRSHKNEENEFILDMGFLKSESHSPGNPHALAYSLLKSVFPANVTISYQSKEIMEDVFGWKILPSDAPAEPSMIYGATHLARLIVKLPEFLSASSMADEKLKLLLKFLDCFSDYMEEHEEWFGSHVYSEKKANLLDDSVRLSSMVGGIRIKEEDLDLHDDGMMAGPLLSDVKVEATSLL; the protein is encoded by the exons ATGGTGTCGACCCGCGGGCAGAGGTATAAATTCTCCGACGGAGAAAAGGTTCTCTGTTATGAGCCGGATCCCACCAAGGCAAAGGTTTTGTACGACTCCAAGGTAATAAAG GTTCTGGAAGTGTCGGAAGGTAAGGATAAACGCGGGAAAAAGGTGATTGAGTACCTGATTCACTTCCAAGGCTGGAACTCTTCCTGGGACCGGAAGGTTGGTGAAGATTTCATACTTAAGGACACCGAAGAGAACCGACAGCTGCAGAAGGATTTGGCGGAAAAGTCCCAGTTGCATCA GGGAACTTATCTGTACCGTAAAGAACGCAAAAAGCAGAGGGATAAATCGTTGACGGCTCGCATAGAGAGCCTCACACAGCAAATAGGGCCACAGAATAAGCCGATGCCGCCTGTTCAACCGCTATCGGAGGAAGGCAGCTCCTGCAGTAACGGCGGATTTGGACGTGAGGAATCAGATTTCGCTATTGAAC CTTCTCTGGATCTGGACACCGAGTACTACAGTAGCTCTCCGGAAAGTACCCACGAAGAAGACAAAGTCTACCTCCAGGTGGGCGACAAGCTGAAGCGAATCCTCGAGTACGACTACCGCATGGTAGCCGAAGGCAGGCTGGTGGAGATTCCCGCCCAACTTCCGATCGTTACGATCCTCGAGCACTTTGTTCGCCATTACACCATTCGGCAGCTGTTCGGCCAGGAACAGGCGAAACTCCTCAGGCGGCGAAACAGTTCCTTCCTCAAGGGTGACCAGAAGACGAAAGATTACGAAACCATTCGCACAAATGTCGAACTGTGCAAGGAGGTGGCAGACGGCTTGCGGCTGTACTTTGATTTCACCCTGAAGGACTACCTGCTGTATCCTTTGGAGAGGCACCAGGCCGAATTGGTTCTTTCGGAAGAATATCTCATGAATTTCACCTACGTGTCATCCCCGTCGCTTTCCCTTGATCTGCTGACGATTCGTTTGGAAACGCCGGCGAACGATTCCGGCAGCACGGATCACGTGGCAGATCCGACCGTCTACGGTAGTTCCTTTGCGGCGGCCCAGGAAGAGAAGAGACGCCGTCGGTTGAGGTCGCACAAAAACGAGGAAAACGAATTCATTCTGGACATGGGATTCCTAAAGTCGGAATCGCATTCGCCGGGCAACCCGCATGCTCTGGCATATTCACTGCTGAAAAGTGTGTTTCCTGCGAATGTGACGATATCCTATCAATCGAAGGAAATTATGGAGGACGTTTTCGGCTGGAAGATCCTCCCCTCGGACGCCCCGGCCGAGCCGTCGATGATCTATGGGGCTACCCATCTGGCCCGGTTGATCGTTAAACTACCGGAATTCCTGTCCGCCTCGTCGATGGCCGATGAAAAGTTGAAGCTGTTGCTAAAATTCCTGGACTGCTTCTCGGACTACATGGAAGAGCACGAGGAATGGTTCGGCAGCCATGTGTACAGTGAGAAAAAGGCGAATCTGCTGGACGACAGTGTGAGGTTGTCCTCGATGGTCGGCGGTATCCGGATCAAGGAGGAAGATTTGGATTTGCATGACGATGGAATGATGGCCGGGCCGTTGCTTTCGGATGTGAAGGTGGAGGCAACGTCGTTGTTGTAG
- the LOC109425452 gene encoding protein disulfide-isomerase A6 homolog, whose amino-acid sequence MGTSSIWMVVAMVAGLATSGWALYSSSDDVVELTANNFDRMVVKSDEVWVVEFYAPFCGHCRNLVPEYKKAATALKGVIKVGGINCEEEQSLCGQHGVRGYPTIKIFGANKRSPVDYNGQRTAKDIAEGALAEAKKKIKNVLGGGSSGSSSSDSGSSDSKDVVELTDSNFDKLVLNSDDIWLVEFFAPWCGHCKNLAPHWAKAASELKGKVKLGALDATVHTIKAQQFGIQGYPTIKFFAGGPKDRDSAQEYDGGRTASDIVNWALEKHSENIPAPEIVQLTSEEVTKKTCEEKPLCVVSVLPHILDCDAACRNNYLTILAKMGEKYKKKQWGWLWSEGGAQPEIESTLDIGGFGYPAMAVVNVKKMKYSLLRGAFSEEGINEFLRDLSYGRGHTAPVKGAALPKIHNVEPWDGKDGQLPEEEDIDLSDVDLDEKDEL is encoded by the coding sequence ATGGGCACGTCATCGATCTGGATGGTGGTGGCTATGGTCGCCGGTCTGGCCACTTCTGGCTGGGCGCTGTACTCTTCGTCGGATGACGTCGTCGAGCTGACCGCTAACAACTTCGACCGTATGGTGGTCAAGAGCGACGAGGTGTGGGTGGTTGAGTTCTACGCTCCGTTCTGTGGTCACTGTCGGAATCTGGTGCCAGAGTACAAGAAGGCTGCCACCGCTCTGAAGGGAGTCATCAAGGTGGGCGGCATCAACTGCGAAGAAGAACAGAGCCTGTGCGGTCAGCATGGAGTTCGGGGGTACCCGACGATCAAAATCTTCGGAGCGAACAAGCGATCACCGGTGGATTACAATGGGCAGCGTACGGCCAAGGACATCGCCGAAGGGGCACTAGCCGAAGCTAAGAAGAAAATCAAGAACGTCCTCGGAGGCGGTTCCAGTGGATCATCTTCGTCTGATAGCGGTAGCTCCGATTCGAAGGATGTTGTCGAGCTGACCGATTCCAACTTTGATAAGCTGGTGTTGAACAGTGACGACATTTGGTTGGTTGAATTCTTCGCTCCTTGGTGCGGTCATTGCAAGAATCTGGCTCCTCACTGGGCCAAGGCTGCCTCCGAGCTGAAGGGGAAGGTCAAGCTTGGAGCTCTGGACGCAACCGTACACACCATCAAAGCTCAGCAGTTTGGGATTCAGGGTTACCCGACAATTAAATTCTTCGCCGGTGGTCCGAAGGACCGTGACTCCGCACAGGAATACGACGGAGGCCGCACTGCGTCGGACATTGTCAACTGGGCCCTGGAGAAGCACAGCGAAAACATTCCAGCTCCGGAAATCGTTCAACTCACGTCGGAGGAAGTTACCAAAAAGACTTGCGAAGAGAAGCCTTTGTGTGTTGTGTCGGTTCTGCCACATATCCTAGACTGTGACGCTGCATGCCGGAACAACTACTTGACCATCCTAGCTAAGATGGGAGAAAAGTACAAGAAGAAGCAGTGGGGCTGGCTGTGGTCCGAGGGAGGAGCCCAACCCGAAATTGAGTCCACCTTGGACATCGGAGGCTTTGGCTATCCGGCGATGGCCGTCGTCAACGTCAAGAAGATGAAATACTCTCTGCTGCGGGGAGCCTTCTCCGAGGAGGGTATTAACGAATTCCTGCGAGATTTGTCCTACGGCCGGGGGCACACGGCCCCAGTCAAGGGCGCTGCACTGCCAAAGATTCACAACGTCGAACCGTGGGACGGCAAGGACGGACAGCTTCCAGAGGAGGAGGATATCGATCTGTCCGACGTGGATCTGGACGAGAAGGATGAGCTCTAA
- the LOC109425453 gene encoding microfibrillar-associated protein 1: MTSQPTIYGIQSTAGAIPVRNPKGELSMQKVKVHRYVSGKRPEYAQHSSSEEESDEDDFIDNRNRTAEESYRESRRRDRETDEDDDDLPGDVDDPRIRRLQAIRAAEAEEIERERRERHRVIHEPELVQSEEEEEEDGEPMEEEPGQHLRHRRRPQESDDEDDEENSQDGEDGQTRTRRISIGSESESDTELSDSEIERRRNMLRQKMMQQKKEEEVLQKEDEGQSDTSESESSEYEETESEEENEPRLKPLFVRKKDRTTVIEKEREANKQKQLEYESKKAAKERRRQTLKLVEDSIKKDMEKAKVDNEPNLNDVNTDDENDEVEYEAWKLRELKRIKRDREEKEALEKEKLEIERIRNMTEDERRQDQRLNPKQVTNKTVKGKYKFLQKYYHRGAFYLDQEDQVYKQDFSAPTLEDHFDKTILPKVMQVKNFGRCGRTKYTHLVDQDTTKAESPWFADSANNTKFYNERAGGMRQVFEKPSLYRNKRDD; encoded by the exons ATGACTTCCCAACCAACGATATATGGCATCCAGAGTACAGCTGGGGCCATCCCAGTCCGTAATCCAAAAG GTGAACTGTCGATGCAAAAGGTAAAGGTTCATCGCTATGTGTCGGGAAAACGTCCGGAGTACGCCCAGCACTCGAGCAGCGAGGAGGAATCCGACGAGGATGATTTCATCGACAATCGCAACCGAACGGCCGAGGAGTCCTATCGGGAGTCACGCCGCCGAGACCGGGAAACCGACGAAGATGACGACGACCTTCCGGGCGATGTGGATGATCCCCGTATTCGACGTCTGCAAGCCATTCGTGCTGCCGAGGCGGAGGAAATTGAGCGCGAGCGTCGGGAACGGCACCGAGTCATTCACGAACCAGAGTTGGTTCAGTCGGAAGAGGAGGAGGAAGAGGATGGGGAGCCAATGGAAGAGGAACCTGGACAGCATTTGCGCCATAGGAGGCGCCCGCAGGAATCGGACGATGAAGATGACGAGGAGAACTCCCAGGATGGGGAAGACGGCCAAACGCGAACAAGGCGCATTTCCATCGGTTCGGAGTCAGAGTCCGATACGGAGCTGAGCGATTCCGAGATCGAACGGAGGAGAAACATGCTGCGACAGAAGATGATGCAGCAGAAAAAGGAAGAGGAAGTACTTCAGAAGGAGGATGAAGGACAGTCGGATACATCCGAATCCGAGAGCTCGGAGTATGAGGAAACAGAAAGCGAGGAGGAAAATGAGCCACG ATTGAAACCACTATTCGTTCGTAAGAAGGATCGGACCACAGTCATTGAAAAGGAGCGCGAAGCCAACAAGCAGAAGCAGCTGGAATATGAATCAAAGAAAGCAGCCAAGGAGCGTCGTCGGCAAACGTTGAAACTGGTCGAGGACAGTATCAAGAAAGACATGGAGAAGGCCAAGGTCGATAATGAGCCCAACTTGAATGATGTCAATACAGATGATGAGAACGATGAGGTTGAGTACGAAGCATGGAAGCTACGTGAATTGAAGCGTATCAAACGAGATCGAGAAGAAAAGGAGGCACTTGAAAAGGAGAAGTTGGAAATCGAGCGAATCAGAAACATGACGGAAGATGAACGTCGTCAGGACCAACGGCTTAATCCGAAACAGGTCACGAACAAAACCGTCAAAGGAAAGTACAAGTTCTTGCAGAAGTACTATCATCGTGGTGCTTTCTACCTGGACCAAGAGGACCAAGTCTACAAGCAGGACTTCTCCGCTCCGACGCTGGAAGATCACTTCGACAAGACGATCCTGCCCAAGGTCATGCAAGTCAAGAACTTTGGACGGTGCGGTCGGACCAAGTACACGCACCTGGTCGATCAGGACACCACGAAGGCCGAATCGCCTTGGTTTGCTGATTCGGCGAATAATACTAAATTCTACAACGAAAGGGCCGGAGGAATGCGTCAGGTATTCGAGAAGCCGTCGTTGTACAGGAATAAACGCGACGATTGA